A genomic stretch from Bacillus sp. E(2018) includes:
- the nusB gene encoding transcription antitermination factor NusB, with translation MKRRLAREKAFQSLFQIEVSDISASEAMEHVLEGEPSDEFLTNMVHGTVEKKEEIERFLTPYLEKWSFSRLANVERVVLQMAAYEWLFMEEVPKNVTLNEAIETAKIFGGEEAGRFVNGVLGKIVKDINNN, from the coding sequence ATGAAACGCAGACTTGCCAGAGAAAAGGCATTTCAATCGCTTTTTCAAATTGAAGTAAGTGACATCTCAGCTAGTGAAGCTATGGAGCATGTTTTAGAAGGAGAGCCATCAGACGAATTTTTAACAAATATGGTTCATGGTACGGTTGAAAAGAAAGAAGAAATCGAGCGTTTTCTAACGCCTTATTTAGAGAAATGGAGCTTTTCAAGACTAGCAAACGTAGAACGCGTTGTTCTTCAGATGGCAGCTTACGAATGGTTGTTCATGGAAGAGGTTCCTAAGAACGTAACGCTTAACGAAGCGATTGAAACAGCTAAAATCTTTGGCGGTGAAGAAGCAGGACGTTTCGTAAATGGAGTCCTAGGAAAAATAGTCAAAGATATTAACAATAATTAA
- the folD gene encoding bifunctional methylenetetrahydrofolate dehydrogenase/methenyltetrahydrofolate cyclohydrolase FolD, with the protein MAVLDGKQIAREIREKLAKEIQDLKQEGIVPGLAVILVGDHPASRSYVLAKERTCKELGMHSVLTELPETISENELLQYIQAFNNDEQIDGILVQLPLPSHISESKVIETILPEKDVDGFHPINIGRMHAGDEQAFIPCTPLGILEMVKQTGEDISGKHVVVVGRSNLVGKPAGQLFLQENATVTYCHSRTKNLREQTLQADILIAAVGKPNLITEDMVKAGAVVIDVGVNRKEDGKLCGDVDYEAIKPKAKHITPVPGGVGPMTITMLMNNTVLASKWRKQLKEVH; encoded by the coding sequence ATGGCTGTGTTAGACGGAAAACAAATTGCGAGAGAGATCAGAGAAAAACTTGCAAAAGAGATCCAAGACCTTAAACAAGAAGGAATTGTTCCAGGTTTAGCTGTTATTCTAGTAGGCGATCACCCAGCGTCTCGTTCATATGTATTAGCAAAAGAAAGAACGTGTAAAGAGCTTGGTATGCATTCGGTATTAACTGAGCTTCCTGAAACGATTTCTGAGAATGAATTGCTGCAATACATTCAAGCGTTTAACAATGACGAACAAATTGATGGGATTCTCGTGCAACTTCCCCTTCCTTCACATATTAGTGAATCAAAAGTAATTGAAACCATTCTGCCTGAAAAAGATGTAGACGGGTTTCATCCGATTAATATTGGACGCATGCATGCAGGAGATGAGCAAGCGTTCATCCCTTGCACTCCGCTTGGAATTTTAGAGATGGTTAAACAAACCGGTGAAGATATTTCTGGAAAACATGTAGTCGTTGTAGGGAGAAGCAACCTTGTTGGAAAGCCAGCTGGCCAGCTTTTCTTGCAAGAAAATGCGACGGTTACGTATTGTCACTCTAGGACTAAAAATCTTCGTGAACAAACATTGCAAGCTGATATTTTAATTGCGGCGGTAGGAAAACCGAACCTCATTACAGAAGATATGGTTAAAGCAGGAGCTGTTGTCATTGATGTAGGTGTTAATCGCAAAGAGGATGGAAAGCTTTGTGGAGATGTGGACTACGAAGCTATCAAACCTAAAGCGAAACATATCACTCCTGTTCCAGGAGGCGTTGGCCCAATGACGATTACGATGTTAATGAACAATACGGTTCTTGCTTCAAAATGGAGAAAGCAGTTAAAGGAAGTACATTAA
- the xseA gene encoding exodeoxyribonuclease VII large subunit, protein MQNNNRYVPISAVTRYIKRLFENDGNLQDVWVKGELSNVKLHSRGHLYFTLKDANSRVSAVMFAGNNRHLNFKPEEGMNVLIQGSFSVYEPQGQYQLYVRTMQQDGVGNLFLAYENLKNMLDQQGLFDPVHKKPLPKFPSTIGVITSPTGAAVRDIVTTIKRRFPLASVTVYPVLVQGPGAAPSIVRAIERANALNESDVLIVGRGGGSIEELWAFNEESVARAIYQSHLPIISAVGHETDFTISDFVADLRAPTPTAAAEMAVPHLDELKDRLFQRNVRLKRVMNEFVSGHQQHLSRLQKSYAFKYPTQLIKQKEQELDKCMDQLKRTVESFVDQHQNQLSQVKRQLLLFSPRGQLQKANERVVSLHKTLLKETNRHVRQHQRDFSNKISRLSSLNPLAVMDRGYSLTYKQGKEELVKSVSQVKAGDALTIKLKDGQIDCHITGTEASFTND, encoded by the coding sequence ATGCAAAACAACAATCGGTATGTTCCAATATCGGCTGTAACCCGATATATTAAGAGGCTGTTTGAAAATGACGGTAACTTACAAGACGTATGGGTAAAAGGTGAACTGTCCAATGTTAAGCTTCATAGCAGGGGGCATCTGTATTTTACGTTGAAAGATGCGAACAGCAGAGTTTCTGCTGTTATGTTTGCAGGAAACAACAGACATTTAAACTTCAAACCTGAAGAAGGAATGAACGTTTTAATTCAAGGTTCGTTCTCTGTCTATGAACCTCAAGGACAATACCAACTCTATGTCAGAACGATGCAGCAAGACGGTGTTGGTAATTTATTTCTGGCGTACGAAAATCTTAAGAATATGTTAGATCAACAAGGCCTTTTTGATCCCGTACATAAAAAGCCGCTGCCTAAGTTTCCTTCAACGATTGGTGTGATCACTTCACCAACAGGAGCTGCGGTGAGGGATATCGTGACTACTATAAAACGAAGATTTCCACTTGCTTCTGTCACTGTATATCCAGTGCTTGTTCAAGGTCCAGGCGCTGCTCCATCTATCGTTCGGGCGATTGAACGAGCGAATGCTTTGAATGAATCAGATGTCCTAATCGTGGGACGTGGCGGAGGTTCGATCGAAGAGCTATGGGCCTTTAATGAAGAGAGTGTTGCAAGAGCAATCTATCAATCACATCTGCCGATCATTTCTGCTGTGGGACATGAAACCGATTTTACGATATCCGATTTTGTAGCAGATCTAAGAGCACCAACACCAACAGCTGCAGCTGAGATGGCAGTGCCTCATCTAGATGAATTGAAAGATCGATTATTTCAAAGAAATGTTCGCTTGAAACGGGTAATGAATGAATTTGTATCAGGTCATCAACAGCATCTTTCCCGACTACAAAAATCATATGCTTTTAAATACCCAACTCAATTGATTAAACAAAAAGAGCAAGAACTTGATAAGTGTATGGATCAATTAAAACGTACCGTGGAAAGTTTTGTTGATCAACATCAGAATCAGCTCTCACAGGTTAAGCGTCAACTGTTACTGTTTTCACCAAGAGGTCAGCTTCAGAAAGCAAACGAAAGAGTCGTTTCTTTGCATAAGACATTGTTAAAAGAAACCAATCGTCACGTAAGGCAGCACCAGAGGGATTTTTCAAACAAGATTTCTAGGCTATCTTCCCTTAATCCTCTAGCTGTAATGGATAGAGGGTACAGCTTGACCTATAAACAAGGCAAAGAAGAATTGGTCAAGTCCGTATCGCAGGTTAAGGCTGGAGATGCATTAACGATAAAGTTAAAAGATGGACAGATTGATTGTCACATCACTGGAACGGAGGCGTCTTTTACGAATGACTGA
- a CDS encoding exodeoxyribonuclease VII small subunit, protein MTEKTSKLTFEEAMIQLEEIVEKLEQGDVPLEESIDLYQQGMKLSKLCHTKLQNVEKKMDTILHEDGKEEPFAIQEEDH, encoded by the coding sequence ATGACTGAGAAAACAAGTAAACTTACATTTGAAGAAGCAATGATACAGCTTGAAGAAATCGTTGAAAAGCTTGAACAGGGAGATGTACCTTTAGAAGAGAGTATCGATCTGTATCAGCAAGGAATGAAGCTCTCAAAGTTATGTCATACGAAATTACAGAATGTTGAGAAGAAGATGGATACGATTCTGCATGAAGATGGGAAAGAAGAACCATTCGCGATTCAGGAGGAAGATCATTGA
- a CDS encoding polyprenyl synthetase family protein, with protein MIAFEQYLRDKKTLVEEKMVAHLEKLDAPETLKKSMLYSISAGGKRIRPILALAVMESFEKNTEELVDAVCSIEFVHTYSLIHDDLPSMDNDDYRRGKLTNHKVFGEAQAILAGDALLTESFSLITNNSFLTSDQKVQMIAVLSRAAGATGMVGGQVEDIEGENRDLSLTELESIHEKKTGKMLECSVIIGGIAAGASEEDLLQLTNYARHIGIAFQIQDDILDVTGNQEEIGKPVGSDEANLKTTYPKILGLDGAKKEMENHIHISLEHLNKINGNTGILASIADYIIKRNH; from the coding sequence TTGATAGCGTTTGAACAATATCTTCGAGATAAAAAAACATTGGTTGAAGAAAAAATGGTTGCACACCTTGAAAAATTGGATGCTCCAGAAACATTAAAAAAATCGATGCTATATTCTATTTCTGCAGGTGGAAAACGAATACGTCCGATCCTAGCTCTTGCAGTCATGGAATCATTTGAAAAGAATACAGAAGAATTAGTAGATGCGGTTTGTTCTATTGAATTTGTTCATACGTATTCTTTGATTCATGATGATCTTCCTTCTATGGACAATGATGATTATAGAAGAGGAAAACTCACGAATCATAAAGTTTTTGGAGAAGCTCAAGCCATTTTAGCAGGAGATGCTTTATTGACAGAGAGCTTTAGCTTGATCACCAACAACTCGTTCTTAACCTCGGACCAAAAAGTCCAAATGATTGCGGTTTTATCAAGAGCTGCAGGTGCAACTGGAATGGTTGGGGGTCAAGTAGAAGACATAGAGGGAGAGAACAGAGATCTCTCGTTAACAGAATTAGAAAGCATTCATGAAAAAAAGACGGGTAAGATGCTTGAATGTTCGGTGATTATTGGTGGAATTGCAGCAGGTGCTTCTGAGGAAGATCTCTTACAACTAACGAATTACGCACGACATATCGGAATTGCTTTTCAGATTCAAGATGACATACTAGATGTAACAGGGAATCAAGAAGAAATAGGTAAACCTGTTGGAAGTGATGAGGCTAATTTGAAAACGACTTATCCTAAGATTCTTGGACTTGATGGAGCAAAGAAAGAAATGGAAAACCATATACATATTTCTTTGGAACATTTAAACAAGATCAACGGAAATACAGGCATATTAGCGTCCATCGCAGACTACATTATAAAAAGAAACCACTAA
- the dxs gene encoding 1-deoxy-D-xylulose-5-phosphate synthase — protein MNLEEIQDPQFLKTYETEQLNSLAAEIRSFLIEKLSVRGGHLGPNLGVVELTLAMHKVFDSPKDKFIWDVGHQAYVHKILTGRASQFDTLRQHKGLCGFPKRIESEHDVWETGHSSTSLSAAMGMAIARDLKKTDDKVLAVIGDGALTGGMALEALNHIGHEKKDLIVVLNDNEMSIAPNVGALHNVLGRMRTARKYNKAKDELESLIRKIPAFGGKLAATAERVKDSLKYLLVSGMFFEELGYTYLGPVDGHDVDDLIENLTYAKKTEGPVIIHVLTKKGKGYEPAESDKKDSWHGVGPYKIESGEQIKPQQLGPSYSGVVSKTLETLSHKDDRIAVITPAMTIGSKLTDYGKAFPDRLFDVGIAEQHATTMAAGLATQNMKPVLSIYSTFLQRGYDQVVHDVARQNLNVVFTIDRSGLVGADGETHQGVFDIAFLRHIPNMVLMMGKDENELQHMVYSALKYEDGPIAIRFPRGNGSGVPMDEEFENIPIGSWEVLKDGDDVAILTFGTTIPMALEAWEILAKSGVSARVINARFIKPLDSKMLKELYAENMPILTLEEAVLQGGFGSAVLEHASDHQASVLIDRMGIPDCFIEHGSVTKLLEEIGITTPDLVKRVKALVKRKTEKGLLT, from the coding sequence ATGAATCTGGAAGAAATTCAAGATCCTCAGTTTTTAAAAACCTATGAAACTGAACAATTAAATTCATTAGCTGCCGAAATTCGTTCATTTCTAATTGAAAAACTTTCAGTTAGAGGTGGACATCTAGGACCAAACCTTGGTGTTGTAGAGCTAACGCTCGCTATGCACAAAGTCTTTGACAGTCCAAAAGACAAGTTTATTTGGGATGTAGGTCATCAAGCCTATGTGCACAAGATCCTTACAGGAAGAGCATCTCAGTTCGATACACTTCGTCAGCATAAAGGTCTATGTGGGTTTCCAAAAAGAATTGAAAGTGAACATGATGTATGGGAAACAGGCCATAGTTCTACATCACTTTCTGCGGCAATGGGTATGGCGATTGCTAGAGACCTTAAGAAGACGGATGATAAGGTTCTTGCGGTCATTGGTGATGGTGCTTTAACGGGTGGTATGGCTTTAGAAGCGCTGAACCATATCGGTCATGAAAAGAAAGACTTAATCGTTGTTCTTAATGACAACGAAATGTCTATCGCTCCCAATGTTGGAGCTCTTCATAACGTTTTAGGACGCATGAGAACAGCTAGAAAATACAATAAAGCAAAAGATGAGCTAGAATCACTGATCCGTAAGATACCAGCATTTGGCGGTAAACTGGCTGCCACAGCTGAACGTGTAAAAGATAGCTTAAAGTACTTGTTAGTATCTGGTATGTTTTTTGAAGAGCTAGGCTACACCTATTTAGGACCAGTAGATGGTCATGATGTAGACGACTTGATTGAGAATCTAACTTATGCCAAAAAGACTGAAGGTCCAGTAATCATCCATGTTCTTACGAAAAAAGGAAAAGGGTATGAGCCGGCTGAAAGTGATAAAAAGGATAGCTGGCATGGTGTAGGTCCTTATAAGATCGAATCAGGTGAGCAGATCAAACCGCAGCAACTTGGACCATCTTACAGCGGAGTGGTTAGTAAAACACTTGAGACACTTTCACATAAAGATGATCGAATTGCAGTGATAACGCCTGCCATGACGATTGGCTCAAAGCTAACTGATTACGGAAAAGCGTTTCCGGATCGTTTGTTTGATGTTGGTATTGCAGAGCAGCATGCCACAACGATGGCAGCTGGACTCGCCACGCAGAATATGAAACCGGTCCTATCCATTTATTCAACGTTCTTGCAGCGAGGTTACGACCAAGTGGTTCATGATGTAGCCAGACAGAACTTGAATGTTGTTTTCACAATAGATAGATCTGGTCTCGTTGGTGCTGATGGAGAAACGCACCAAGGTGTATTTGATATTGCTTTCTTGCGTCATATCCCAAACATGGTATTGATGATGGGTAAAGATGAAAACGAACTTCAGCACATGGTATACTCTGCTCTCAAATATGAAGACGGTCCGATTGCGATCAGATTCCCTAGAGGTAACGGTTCAGGAGTACCAATGGATGAGGAGTTTGAGAATATTCCAATCGGCTCATGGGAAGTGCTAAAAGATGGAGATGACGTTGCGATTCTAACGTTTGGGACGACGATTCCAATGGCGCTTGAAGCTTGGGAGATCCTCGCGAAATCAGGTGTGTCAGCACGCGTGATCAATGCTCGTTTCATCAAACCGCTTGATTCAAAAATGTTAAAAGAACTATATGCGGAAAACATGCCTATTCTAACATTAGAAGAAGCTGTTCTTCAGGGCGGTTTTGGAAGTGCGGTATTAGAGCATGCCTCTGATCATCAGGCGAGTGTCCTTATTGATCGTATGGGTATTCCAGATTGCTTTATTGAGCATGGAAGTGTAACAAAACTATTAGAAGAGATCGGAATC